In a single window of the Montipora capricornis isolate CH-2021 chromosome 11, ASM3666992v2, whole genome shotgun sequence genome:
- the LOC138023501 gene encoding uncharacterized protein, whose translation MAELKAEAAILKKRQFLEEQRFRLRQDEKRLTLETEIAKSKAREDALASMDPNRRLVVPEPTGVESKPRSVVLNQTTSEMRSRVPVQSLPVARGFPTHNPEAPEWQHRPSVINKRKSSSDSSHSGAPSSPSERAFHEMLELHQHQNILQQQQNNIVEMLVTQQKNSSLPSPRVPNFDGDPLEYGSFIRAFENIIESKTSSSSERLYYLEQFTSGDVKELVRSCQYLPPDAGYDEARRLMKKKFGDDFRVVAAYESKALSWPEVRAEDGVGLNRFSLFLMRCKNAMEGSGHLTKLEQPDTIRKLVLKLPFNMRVRWRRLVDDVMETEARAAMFADFANFVDHEARIATNPVFGRILEDARPKLDRRDARLQKRSVSKGPGELSFAAQVNSSQNSPARVATPRGSANSVGEMSCLYCNAGHALENCSSLRSRPYSERIEFLKLKGLCFGCLFDGHTARNCPQRKTCSFPNCPKKHPSVLHTNSAPRNPEVVNPRASLPSLEGVARVHNAMVNPDGKIKTSRNEGLSRTGMAVVPVKVWVKGCKTPVVTNAFLDSGSSSTFCTEALRKQLGVSGPRAKISLTTLEKKDSLVDSIIVADLTISDLGENVFIKLPMLYTRPSIPVAREDIPTQDDVDKWPHLSGVHLPRVDAEVGLLIASDVPEVLDPLEVKHSEGGGPYASRTRVGWAVNGPLVPYPHCSRPSSFFVKADTELHRMVQDFFNRDFSESIADNHTELSQEERLFIESVKKSVELKNGHYEIALPFKDVQRPVPNNRVQAEQRVIWLKKRLEKNPELLNDYKGFVQDIVAKGYAQKVPEHSKEPDCEGNTWFIPHHGIYHPHKPGKIRVVFDCSARFKGTSLNDLLMKGPDLTNSLLGVLTRFRQDHVAVMADIQEMFHQVRVPERDRSFLRFLWWPNGDLSRGLIEYQMTVHLFGAVSSPACSNYALRKTADDNAQHFSCDVVNTIKRNFYVDDCLKSLPSVKDAITHVRELCSLLQRGGFRLTKWVSSSREVLESIPVKDRGQEIKKLNLQKDELPVERALGVQWRIEDDTFGFNVNLKPKAPTRRGILSVVGSVFDPFGFVAPFVLTGKKILQDLCRLKLGWDDEVPAEHGLRWQRWLMDIPKLSQFTIKRCLKPADFKSTVSSQLHHFSDASEIGFGSVSYLRLEDDCGRIYCTILQGKSRLVPLKQITIPRLELSAATVSIRLDKIESTFWTDSMSVLRYINNESKRFHTFVANRIAVIRDGSHPDQWRHVAGYLNPGDDLSRGLSAEALLNSDRWLKGPAFLWLPKEFWPLGPLSLGSVLDTDPEVKVKAKVNVTSVTQSLCPLIEYFRRTSSWYRLKKSVAWILRYRENLLTASQSKKPIKSTLTPPKRPITVEEMKAAELEILKSVQKHHFAEEFYSLSKSASKGVPHVRKTPDHFTKE comes from the exons ATGGCGGAGCTGAAAGCTGAAGCAGCGATTCTTAAGAAGCGCCAGTTCCTAGAGGAACAAAGGTTTCGTTTGAGGCAAGACGAAAAGCGCTTAACTTTAGAAACTGAGATTGCAAAGTCAAAAGCAAGAGAAGACGCCCTTGCATCTATGGACCCTAATCGGCGTTTAGTAGTTCCAGAGCCTACGGGAGTAGAGTCTAAACCACGCTCAGTTGTTCTGAACCAAACCACGTCGGAAATGCGATCGCGTGTACCAGTTCAGTCGTTACCAGTTGCGAGAGGTTTTCCTACCCACAACCCAGAAGCGCCGGAATGGCAACACCGCCCGTCAGTTATTAATAAGAGAAAATCTTCGTCCGACTCTAGTCACTCGGGTGCACCATCTTCACCTAGTGAAAGGGCCTTCCACGAGATGCTGGAGTTGCACCAGCACCAGAATATATTACAGCAACAGCAGAACAACATCGTTGAGATGCTTGTGACACAACAAAAGAACAGTTCTCTTCCCAGTCCTAGGGTTCCTAACTTTGATGGTGATCCGTTGGAGTACGGTTCCTTCATTAGAGCCTTCGAGAATATAATTGAATCCAAAACGTCGAGCAGTAGTGAGAGGCTATACTATCTCGAGCAGTTTACCAGCGGTGATGTGAAAGAGCTTGTGAGATCATGCCAGTATTTGCCTCCCGACGCGGGATATGATGAAGCCCGACGgcttatgaaaaagaaatttggcgATGATTTTCGCGTCGTAGCTGCTTATGAAAGCAAAGCTTTGAGCTGGCCTGAGGTAAGGGCTGAGGATGGAGTGGGTCTGAACAGGTTCTCTCTTTTCCTCATGAGATGTAAAAACGCAATGGAGGGTAGTGGTCACTTAACTAAGCTGGAACAGCCAGACACCATAAGGAAGCTAGTGTTGAAGCTGCCCTTCAATATGAGAGTGAGATGGCGCCGTTTGGTCGATGATGTCATGGAGACAGAGGCAAGAGCTGCTatgtttgctgattttgccaatttcgtggATCACGAAGCGAGGATAGCAACTAACCCCGTGTTTGGAAGGATCCTTGAAGACGCGAGGCCCAAGTTGGATAGGCGAGACGCCCGTTTGCAGAAACGTTCTGTCTCAAAAGGGCCAGGGGAGCTCAGTTTTGCTGCACAAGTTAACAGTAGCCAGAATTCACCTGCCCGTGTTGCTACCCCTCGTGGATCGGCCAATTCAGTAGGAGAAATGTCATGCTTGTACTGTAACGCTGGACATGCCCTGGAAAACTGCAGTTCACTCAGGAGTCGTCCGTACAGTGAAAGGATAGAGTTCTTAAAGCTGAAAGGCCTCTGTTTTGGTTGTTTGTTTGATGGTCACACGGCAAGAAATTGCCCTCAGAGGAAAACGTGTTCGTTTCCAAACTGCCCCAAGAAGCACCCTTCCGTTCTGCACACGAACTCTGCGCCACGAAACCCGGAAGTTGTCAATCCACGCGCCAGTCTACCGTCACTCGAGGGAGTCGCGCGCGTTCACAATGCTATGGTAAATCCAGATGGGAAAATCAAGACTTCCAGGAATGAAGGCCTCTCTAGAACAGGCATGGCTGTTGTCCCTGTGAAAGTCTGGGTTAAGGGATGTAAAACGCCAGTAGTCACCAACGCCTTTCTGGACAGCGGTAGTTCATCTACGTTCTGCACCGAGGCCCTAAGGAAACAGTTGGGTGTGAGCGGTCCAAGGGCTAAAATTTCCCTGACTACGCTGGAAAAGAAGGACAGTCTCGTTGATAGCATTATTGTCGCAGATCTTACCATCTCGGATCTAGgcgaaaacgtttttattaaactCCCAATGCTTTACACAAGACCCAGCATACCAGTGGCGAGAGAAGACATACCTACCCAGGATGACGTTGACAAGTGGCCGCACTTAAGTGGAGTACACCTACCCAGGGTCGATGCGGAGGTTGGTCTGCTGATTGCAAGTGACGTCCCTGAAGTTCTGGATCCCTTGGAAGTTAAGCATAGTGAAGGTGGAGGCCCTTACGCCTCACGAACGCGCGTCGGATGGGCAGTTAATGGTCCTTTGGTACCTTATCCTCATTGTTCTCGTCCTTCAAGCTTCTTTGTTAAGGCCGATACTGAGCTGCACCGGATGGTACAAGATTTCTTCAACCGCGACTTCAGTGAGTCTATTGCCGATAATCATACAGAGCTATCCCAAGAAGAGCGTCTTTTCATAGAAAGCGTAAAAAAATCAGTAGAATTGAAGAACGGCCATTACGAGATCGCTTTACCTTTCAAAGATGTGCAACGTCCTGTTCCAAATAATCGTGTTCAAGCAGAACAGCGTGTCATATGGCTAAAGAAAAGGTTAGAGAAAAACCCAGAGCTGCTTAACGACTACAAAGGCTTCGTTCAGGACATTGTTGCTAAGGGTTATGCCCAAAAAGTTCCCGAACACAGTAAGGAACCAGACTGCGAAGGAAACACGTGGTTCATCCCTCACCACGGAATTTACCACCCTCACAAACCCGGAAAGATTCGTGTTGTCTTTGACTGCTCGGCAAGGTTTAAAGGAACTTCACTCAACGATCTGTTGATGAAGGGGCCAGATCTTACAAATTCCCTCCTGGGTGTTCTCACAAGATTTCGCCAAGATCACGTGGCTGTAATGGCAGACATTCAGGAGATGTTCCATCAGGTTAGAGTTCCTGAACGTGACCGTTCATTTCTTCGCTTCTTGTGGTGGCCGAACGGCGATTTATCACGTGGATTAATAGAATATCAGATGACCGTGCATCTATTTGGAGCTGTGTCTTCACCAGCTTGCTCCAATTATGCCCTCCGGAAAACAGCCGATGATAACGCCCAGCACTTCTCCTGTGATGTGGTGAACACAATCAAGCGGAATTTTTACGTTGATGACTGCTTGAAGTCCCTCCCGTCAGTCAAGGATGCTATAACGCATGTCCGTGAGTTGTGCAGCCTCCTGCAGCGGGGAGGTTTTCGCCTGACAAAGTGGGTGAGCAGTAGCCGAGAAGTTCTGGAAAGCATCCCTGTTAAAGACCGTGGTCAAGAAATCAAGAAGCTAAACCTTCAAAAGGATGAGTTACCAGTTGAGCGTGCCCTTGGTGTTCAATGGAGGATAGAAGATGACACGTTTGGCTTCAATGTTAACCTCAAACCCAAGGCCCCTACCCGTAGAGGCATTCTGTCTGTCGTGGGGTCAGTTTTCGATCCCTTTGGTTTTGTCGCCCCCTTCGTCTTAACTGGTAAGAAGATTCTTCAAGACCTGTGCCGGTTAAAGTTGGGTTGGGATGATGAAGTGCCTGCTGAACACGGATTACGTTGGCAAAGATGGCTGATGGACATCCCCAAGCTCTCACAGTTCACGATAAAACGCTGTCTCAAACCAGCCGACTTCAAAAGTACCGTATCCAGTCAGCTTCACCATTTTTCTGACGCTTCGGAGATTGGTTTCGGATCGGTCTCGTACTTACGACTGGAAGATGACTGTGGCAGAATTTACTGTACTATCCTGCAAGGAAAGTCGCGCCTCGTACCTCTGAAGCAAATAACAATTCCTCGCCTGGAGCTGTCGGCCGCAACAGTCTCAATCCGGTTGGATAAGATTGAGTCAACCTTCTGGACGGACAGCATGTCTGTGTTACGCTATATAAACAATGAGAGCAAGCGGTTCCACACCTTCGTAGCGAATCGTATAGCCGTCATACGGGATGGATCTCACCCAGACCAGTGGAGACACGTAGCCGGATATCTAAACCCAGGCGACGACCTTTCAAGAGGCTTGTCAGCAGAAGCTCTTCTGAACTCTGATCGTTGGTTAAAGGGGCCGGCGTTTCTCTGGTTGCCAAAAGAGTTCTGGCCTCTTGGTCCTTTATCGCTGGGCAGTGTTCTTGATACAGATCCAGAGGTGAAGGTGAAAGCCAAGGTTAACGTGACATCAGTAACACAGTCCTTATGTCCTTTGATAGAGTACTTTCGTAGAACGTCTTCCTGGTATCGCCTCAAAAAATCGGTTGCTTGGATTCTACGCTACCGTGAGAATTTGCTGACGGCTAGTCAAAGCAAGAAGCCGATAAAATCCACCCTAACTCCACCAAAACGGCCCATCACCGTGGAAGAAATGAAAGCAGCGGAGTTAGAAATTCTCAAGAGTGTTCAGAAGCACCACTTCGCCGAAGAATTTTACTCACTTTCCAAATCTGCAAGCAAAGGCGTGCCCCATGTTAGAAAAA CACCAGATCATTTTACCAAAGAATGA